In the Aneurinibacillus soli genome, one interval contains:
- a CDS encoding DUF5412 family protein, translating into MGLLYLLFIILGGMTALCSLIVFIIKAVLMLLKKRNFVANKLIFIFFVSCLFLSLGIYNLFFNLQAVPRGDLLRSTFSPDGRYMVKTYVCDDDPLSANTARGELIDTKRHTKKTIYWNYYDNNPYVEWLTPTVVVIGNQTLHVGQNEVYDWRQDDTWARELPKQFLEKTNSK; encoded by the coding sequence ATGGGATTACTATATCTGCTTTTTATTATTTTAGGTGGTATGACTGCACTGTGTAGTTTAATCGTTTTTATTATTAAGGCGGTTTTAATGCTATTGAAAAAAAGAAACTTCGTAGCAAATAAACTGATTTTTATTTTTTTCGTCTCCTGCTTATTTTTATCACTAGGCATATATAATTTATTTTTTAATCTACAAGCAGTTCCAAGAGGAGACTTACTTAGATCAACCTTCTCTCCCGATGGACGATACATGGTAAAAACATATGTCTGCGATGACGATCCTTTAAGCGCAAATACAGCCCGAGGAGAACTTATAGACACAAAACGGCATACAAAGAAAACGATTTATTGGAATTATTATGATAACAATCCTTATGTCGAGTGGCTAACTCCTACTGTTGTTGTAATAGGAAATCAAACATTACATGTTGGTCAAAACGAAGTGTATGATTGGCGTCAAGATGATACATGGGCCCGCGAATTACCAAAACAATTCCTTGAAAAAACAAATTCTAAATAA
- a CDS encoding DUF4870 domain-containing protein, with translation MNAKPACIIIHGSTFFAPIIVPLLFMLLTQDDYVKEKATEALLFHVMMTIAAGIAAILMLVLIGFLLLPILGLIALYYPLKGIWYAIEERPFRYPIVHNWVR, from the coding sequence ATGAATGCAAAACCTGCCTGTATTATTATTCACGGAAGTACGTTTTTTGCCCCGATTATTGTACCGCTTTTGTTTATGCTACTCACACAAGATGATTATGTGAAAGAGAAGGCGACGGAAGCATTGCTGTTTCATGTGATGATGACGATTGCTGCGGGCATTGCCGCGATTCTTATGCTTGTGCTGATTGGATTTTTGCTCCTGCCGATCCTAGGGCTTATCGCGCTTTATTATCCGCTTAAAGGAATATGGTATGCGATTGAAGAGCGCCCCTTCCGTTATCCGATTGTACATAACTGGGTGCGGTAA
- a CDS encoding pyridoxal phosphate-dependent aminotransferase, whose amino-acid sequence MTFIPSDAMNRLPAQFFAGLTRNVHRIVQAGHDVINVGQGNPDQPTPPHIVAALQREAANPLHHKYSPFQGRDELKEAIAHWYKQERGVELDPYTEVAILFGGKVGLVELSTIFLNPGDVCLVPDPGYPDYWSGVAMAGGVMEMMPLRAENDFRPDFTKIAPEVADRAKMMFLNYPNNPTGAVATPEFMEEAVQFCLDHNILLVHDYAYGTIGFDGVTPPSFLENPDMKRAGIEVYTLSKTYNMAGWRVGFALGNPEVIRLINLYQDHYFVSLFGAVQMAAVEALTASQQCVYDLCAKYESRRNALYNALNRIGWRATPTSGSFFAWLPVPDGYTSSSLADLLLNEAHVAVAPGIGFGTEGEGYVRVGLLVDEPRLEEAAERIAKLQLFR is encoded by the coding sequence GTGACATTTATACCTTCAGACGCTATGAATCGACTGCCGGCACAGTTTTTTGCCGGTCTTACTCGAAACGTACACCGTATCGTGCAGGCAGGACACGATGTCATTAACGTAGGACAGGGGAATCCTGACCAGCCGACACCGCCGCATATTGTAGCAGCGCTTCAGCGAGAAGCGGCGAATCCGCTGCACCATAAGTACTCGCCGTTTCAGGGGCGGGACGAACTGAAAGAAGCGATTGCACACTGGTATAAGCAGGAACGTGGTGTCGAGCTCGATCCGTATACTGAAGTGGCGATTTTATTCGGCGGCAAAGTGGGTCTTGTGGAGTTAAGTACTATTTTCTTGAATCCGGGGGATGTGTGCCTAGTTCCAGACCCTGGTTATCCGGATTACTGGTCCGGTGTGGCGATGGCGGGTGGTGTGATGGAGATGATGCCGCTGCGTGCCGAGAACGATTTCCGCCCGGATTTTACGAAGATTGCCCCAGAAGTTGCGGACCGGGCAAAGATGATGTTCCTGAACTATCCGAACAATCCGACTGGTGCGGTGGCGACGCCGGAATTCATGGAAGAAGCGGTACAATTCTGTCTGGATCATAATATTCTGCTGGTGCATGATTATGCGTACGGTACGATTGGATTCGATGGGGTAACACCGCCGAGCTTCCTTGAAAATCCAGATATGAAGCGGGCAGGCATTGAAGTGTATACCTTGTCTAAAACATACAACATGGCTGGCTGGCGCGTTGGATTTGCGCTTGGTAATCCAGAAGTCATTCGCCTGATCAATCTGTATCAGGATCATTATTTTGTGAGTTTGTTCGGAGCGGTGCAGATGGCTGCGGTTGAAGCGCTGACGGCTTCCCAGCAGTGTGTATATGATCTGTGCGCCAAATACGAGTCACGCCGTAATGCATTATATAACGCATTGAACCGCATCGGCTGGCGGGCAACACCGACGTCCGGCTCTTTCTTTGCCTGGCTCCCAGTTCCGGATGGATATACGTCATCGTCACTTGCCGATCTGTTGTTGAACGAAGCACACGTGGCAGTTGCCCCGGGAATCGGCTTTGGAACCGAAGGAGAAGGATATGTTCGTGTTGGATTGCTCGTGGATGAACCGCGTCTTGAAGAAGCAGCGGAGCGGATCGCGAAGCTGCAATTGTTTCGATAA
- a CDS encoding methionine ABC transporter permease, producing the protein MFNGMDPQWDLYLPALQETLYMVGLSVFIATLIGIPLGVLLVITRRGHIMEQPVFYQIVSTIINVIRSVPFIILLFAIIPFTKLVTGTFIGKEGAIVPLVVYAAPYIARLMESALLEVDAGIIEAFQAMGATRRQIIFKVMLKEARPALVLSLTIAVIGLIDATAMAGIIGAGGLGNLAYRYGFQRWDTLVMLITVIILIILVQLLQTLGNRVARSMRKD; encoded by the coding sequence ATGTTTAATGGAATGGACCCGCAATGGGATTTGTATCTTCCCGCCCTGCAAGAAACGCTGTACATGGTTGGCCTATCGGTATTTATCGCTACACTCATCGGTATCCCGCTCGGCGTACTGCTCGTCATCACACGTCGGGGCCACATTATGGAACAGCCCGTATTCTATCAGATCGTAAGTACGATCATTAATGTTATTCGTTCTGTGCCGTTTATTATTTTGCTGTTTGCGATCATTCCATTCACGAAACTTGTGACCGGAACGTTCATCGGCAAAGAAGGGGCCATCGTACCGCTTGTCGTCTATGCTGCCCCGTATATTGCACGGCTGATGGAGTCCGCACTGCTGGAAGTAGATGCAGGTATTATTGAAGCATTTCAGGCGATGGGGGCTACGCGCCGCCAGATTATTTTTAAGGTCATGTTGAAAGAAGCGCGTCCGGCACTTGTACTGTCGTTGACGATTGCTGTGATCGGCTTAATTGATGCGACGGCGATGGCAGGCATTATCGGCGCAGGCGGTCTGGGTAATCTAGCGTACCGCTACGGATTCCAACGCTGGGATACGCTTGTAATGCTCATCACGGTTATTATTTTGATCATTCTTGTGCAGCTTCTACAGACGCTTGGCAACCGAGTTGCACGTTCCATGCGCAAAGACTAA
- a CDS encoding methionine ABC transporter ATP-binding protein has translation MISIRNVVKTYGSGDTAVHAIKNATIEIEKGEIFGVIGFSGAGKSSLIRCVNLLERPTSGSVVINGTDLTKLSQDQLRQARRKIGMIFQHFNLLSSSTVFENVAAPLRLNKTPKEVIRKKVTELLELVGLAHRAQAYPSQLSGGQKQRVAIARALANDPEILLCDEATSALDPQTTESILDLLLDINKKYNLTIMLITHEMHVVKKICDRVAVMEEGGVVETGTVLDIFSRPQQMTTKNFIRSIFDDQLPEGLLDRVHHVPGSRLVRLTFIGESTGHPVLAELTEKFQLKPNILFGHITQIKDTPFGYLVIAINGDSTVLDKAVDYVKQQGIGAEVIEHV, from the coding sequence TTGATTTCCATTCGTAATGTAGTCAAAACATACGGTAGTGGCGATACTGCCGTTCATGCGATTAAAAACGCCACGATCGAAATTGAAAAAGGCGAGATTTTTGGTGTGATCGGCTTCAGTGGCGCCGGTAAAAGTTCGCTTATCCGTTGTGTTAACTTGCTTGAACGCCCGACATCCGGTTCGGTTGTCATTAATGGGACGGATCTGACGAAGCTGTCGCAAGATCAGCTGCGCCAGGCACGCCGTAAGATCGGCATGATTTTTCAGCATTTTAATTTATTGTCTTCCAGCACTGTGTTTGAAAACGTAGCGGCGCCGCTTCGTCTGAATAAAACACCAAAAGAAGTCATCCGGAAAAAAGTAACGGAACTATTGGAACTCGTCGGCCTAGCACATCGTGCACAGGCGTATCCGTCCCAGTTGTCCGGTGGTCAGAAGCAGCGTGTGGCGATTGCGCGCGCGCTTGCGAATGACCCGGAAATTTTGCTATGCGATGAGGCGACCTCGGCTCTTGATCCGCAGACGACTGAGTCTATTCTTGATCTGTTGCTTGATATTAATAAGAAATATAATTTGACGATTATGCTCATTACGCATGAGATGCACGTTGTAAAGAAAATTTGTGATAGGGTAGCCGTTATGGAAGAAGGCGGTGTTGTGGAGACCGGGACGGTTCTCGATATATTCTCCCGCCCGCAGCAGATGACGACGAAAAACTTTATTCGCAGTATTTTTGATGATCAGCTTCCGGAAGGCCTGCTGGATCGGGTACACCATGTGCCAGGTAGCCGTCTTGTCCGCTTGACGTTCATTGGCGAAAGCACGGGGCACCCGGTATTAGCTGAGCTGACAGAGAAATTTCAGTTAAAGCCGAATATTTTGTTCGGTCACATTACACAAATTAAGGACACGCCATTCGGCTACCTTGTGATTGCGATTAACGGGGATAGTACGGTGCTTGATAAAGCCGTAGACTACGTGAAGCAGCAAGGAATTGGAGCGGAGGTGATTGAGCATGTTTAA
- a CDS encoding polysaccharide deacetylase family protein, protein MKKVTAVVLFVLLMCVTLYHVSGEAKPKLPDTGVVVLGYHHLLRDEENKKFRDNPSVLSVEAFERQMAILHEAGYHTATLPQLQEYVERKIQLPRRTVVLTFDDGYRSNYRYAYPILKKYGYTATIFAIGDAIQDRNSGFHPDELDYISRDDMQKYADVFDIQSHTYALHDKTLWMSNMIMKPQATVLADLIKSKEMFHARYFAYPYGSYTEETIQTVKKAGYELAFTTKYGKVQPGDPPLTLKRILVHPGMTDQQFKAIFSD, encoded by the coding sequence ATGAAAAAGGTAACAGCAGTCGTTTTATTCGTGCTACTTATGTGTGTGACGCTATACCATGTGTCCGGAGAAGCAAAACCAAAACTGCCGGATACAGGCGTTGTGGTACTTGGGTATCACCATCTGCTGCGGGACGAAGAAAATAAGAAGTTCCGCGACAATCCGTCAGTATTGTCGGTGGAAGCGTTCGAGCGTCAGATGGCGATCTTGCATGAAGCAGGCTATCATACAGCTACACTTCCGCAGCTACAAGAGTATGTAGAAAGAAAAATACAGTTGCCGCGTCGGACGGTCGTGCTGACATTTGATGACGGGTATCGCAGCAACTATCGGTACGCATACCCGATCTTGAAAAAGTACGGATATACGGCCACGATATTTGCTATTGGCGATGCGATTCAGGACCGTAACTCTGGCTTTCATCCAGATGAACTTGATTATATTAGCCGGGATGATATGCAGAAGTATGCGGACGTCTTCGACATTCAATCGCACACGTATGCGCTACATGATAAAACATTGTGGATGAGCAACATGATTATGAAGCCGCAGGCCACGGTACTTGCAGATCTTATAAAATCGAAAGAGATGTTTCATGCTCGTTATTTCGCCTATCCGTACGGCTCGTATACAGAGGAGACCATTCAGACGGTCAAAAAGGCAGGATATGAGCTGGCATTTACGACGAAATATGGCAAAGTGCAGCCCGGTGATCCACCGCTTACACTCAAGCGCATCCTTGTTCATCCAGGTATGACCGATCAGCAGTTTAAAGCAATTTTTTCTGATTGA
- the hfq gene encoding RNA chaperone Hfq → MANTINIQDTFLNHLRKENVPVTIYLVNGFQLRGLIKAFDNFTVVIDTDGKQQLVYKHAISTFLPQRPVSLMPDNANNND, encoded by the coding sequence ATGGCCAATACAATCAACATTCAGGATACGTTTCTTAATCACTTGCGGAAGGAGAACGTGCCTGTCACGATTTACCTTGTGAATGGGTTTCAGCTCCGCGGTTTGATTAAAGCGTTTGATAACTTTACCGTTGTGATTGATACGGATGGCAAGCAGCAGCTTGTATACAAGCATGCGATCTCGACATTCCTCCCGCAGCGCCCGGTATCCCTTATGCCGGACAATGCGAACAACAACGACTAA
- the miaA gene encoding tRNA (adenosine(37)-N6)-dimethylallyltransferase MiaA, which produces MTTDSKQRVLAIVGPTSVGKTALSLELAIRHGGEIISGDSMQFYRGMDIGTAKATEEERACVLHHMIDICNPDEEFTVADFQRRTTGLITQLNGHGKLPMLVGGTGLYVQSVLYDYQFSQAGQDDKYRAELEQFARVHGQEALHMRLAEIDPVTAARLHPNDVKRLIRALEIYHLTGRTMAEHQERSEQSPYELLMIGLTMDRALLYERINLRVDMMIEQGLIEEVARLLEQGYDASLRSMQALGYKEIIAYLHGHTTREAAIELVKKRTRNFAKRQLTWFRAMKDIVWFDLTPGTDLAGTYEAIYKLTEGKFGQAPNI; this is translated from the coding sequence ATGACAACAGACAGCAAGCAGCGTGTACTTGCGATTGTCGGTCCGACATCCGTTGGCAAGACGGCGCTCAGTTTAGAGCTTGCGATCAGACATGGCGGAGAGATTATCTCTGGAGACTCCATGCAGTTTTACCGTGGTATGGATATTGGGACCGCCAAGGCGACGGAAGAAGAACGGGCGTGTGTGCTGCATCATATGATCGATATTTGCAATCCTGATGAAGAGTTCACGGTCGCTGATTTCCAGCGGCGGACAACTGGATTAATTACACAGTTGAACGGGCATGGGAAGCTACCGATGCTCGTAGGTGGCACAGGATTGTACGTGCAGTCAGTATTGTATGATTACCAATTCTCGCAGGCAGGGCAAGATGATAAGTACCGCGCCGAGCTTGAACAGTTTGCCCGCGTTCATGGGCAGGAGGCGCTTCATATGCGGCTTGCGGAGATTGATCCGGTAACAGCTGCCAGGTTGCATCCGAATGATGTGAAACGCTTGATCCGTGCGCTTGAGATTTATCATCTGACCGGGCGGACGATGGCGGAACACCAGGAGCGCAGCGAGCAGTCGCCGTATGAGCTCCTTATGATCGGTCTAACAATGGATCGAGCCCTTCTCTATGAGCGTATTAACCTGCGGGTTGATATGATGATAGAGCAGGGGCTAATAGAGGAAGTGGCTAGACTGCTTGAGCAGGGCTACGATGCGTCCCTGCGCTCTATGCAGGCGCTTGGTTACAAGGAGATTATCGCGTATCTTCACGGACATACGACACGTGAGGCGGCAATTGAACTTGTGAAGAAGCGGACGCGCAATTTTGCCAAGCGTCAGCTTACATGGTTTCGGGCGATGAAAGATATCGTCTGGTTTGATCTTACACCGGGTACAGACCTTGCGGGGACTTATGAAGCAATTTATAAGCTGACGGAAGGAAAGTTCGGACAAGCGCCGAATATATAA
- a CDS encoding class I SAM-dependent methyltransferase has protein sequence MIVTTPHEAGAAVIAQAQELAREWGVPFVERRKQPLSRLYAHSPDVLVITEAGFKAHREGEARPLFFHPGMAMLRIKRLLSGDTDAMVQAFALMPGDAVLDCTLGLAGDAIVASYAAGASGRVVGLESSSILARVMADGLTRYESGIQELDEAMRRIEVRNEQHLTFLAQCENNSFDIVYFDPMFFVPIEASESISPLRPFADHAPLIEEAVAEAVRVARRRVVMKNHSRSPDFARLGFMRIPKAVERTFTYGIIDTGGDA, from the coding sequence ATGATTGTAACAACACCGCATGAAGCGGGTGCGGCAGTAATCGCACAGGCGCAGGAACTGGCACGGGAATGGGGTGTGCCATTCGTGGAACGCCGCAAGCAGCCGCTCTCCCGCCTGTATGCACATAGTCCGGATGTGCTTGTGATCACAGAAGCAGGATTCAAAGCGCACCGTGAAGGGGAAGCACGCCCGCTGTTCTTTCATCCCGGAATGGCAATGCTTCGTATAAAACGCTTGCTTAGCGGCGATACTGATGCCATGGTTCAGGCGTTTGCTCTTATGCCGGGAGATGCTGTGCTTGATTGTACGCTTGGTCTGGCAGGTGATGCGATTGTCGCCTCATATGCGGCGGGAGCTTCCGGACGTGTGGTGGGCCTGGAATCGAGCAGTATTTTGGCCCGTGTGATGGCAGATGGACTGACCCGATACGAAAGCGGAATTCAGGAATTAGATGAGGCGATGCGCCGGATTGAAGTGCGGAATGAGCAGCATTTGACTTTTCTTGCGCAATGTGAAAATAATAGTTTTGATATTGTGTATTTTGATCCGATGTTTTTTGTACCCATTGAGGCATCGGAGAGCATTTCGCCACTTCGACCGTTCGCGGATCATGCACCGCTTATCGAGGAAGCGGTGGCGGAAGCTGTGCGAGTGGCGCGTCGCCGCGTTGTGATGAAAAACCATAGCCGGAGTCCGGATTTTGCGCGGCTTGGATTTATGCGTATTCCGAAGGCGGTGGAACGCACGTTTACATATGGCATCATCGATACAGGAGGTGATGCGTGA
- a CDS encoding tetraprenyl-beta-curcumene synthase family protein has product MYPKGPVRLMYRLYRHIFPAVKAEISRWRARAAQIPDPELRKQALDSIKNKTFHCEGGCVYASAEKEHAPQLIRLIVAYQTISDYLDNLCDRSTSAEADNFTRLHQAMLDAVSGQHSRDVDYYYAYNVEKDDGGYLRDLVAACQTEIAQLPQYALVRHHVIELASLYCDLQIHKHVTPEQRESHLFVWWQEMRHLAPLLEWQEFAAATGSTLGVFHLFQVASSHALTAAHAGAIREAYFPWVCALHILLDYLIDLEEDQLGGDLNFISYYGNEQHIYRRLHYIVEQAQQHVEVLPDAKFHRMIIDGLLGLYLSDGKVGRQPMVRRIAHWMIRSGSLPTKFFFLNGRGYRGGKAILQAPPVGK; this is encoded by the coding sequence ATGTACCCCAAAGGACCGGTACGTCTGATGTACCGCCTGTATCGTCATATCTTTCCAGCCGTAAAAGCGGAGATCAGCCGATGGCGCGCACGGGCCGCGCAAATTCCAGATCCGGAATTACGAAAGCAGGCGCTTGATAGCATCAAAAATAAAACATTCCACTGTGAAGGTGGTTGTGTGTATGCATCAGCCGAAAAAGAGCATGCCCCGCAGCTGATCCGGCTGATCGTGGCGTATCAGACGATCAGTGATTACCTTGATAACTTGTGCGATCGTTCCACATCAGCTGAGGCGGATAATTTCACCCGGCTTCATCAGGCGATGCTCGATGCAGTAAGCGGGCAGCATTCGAGAGATGTGGACTATTATTATGCTTATAACGTAGAAAAAGACGACGGTGGTTATCTGCGTGATCTAGTCGCGGCATGCCAGACCGAAATTGCACAGCTTCCACAGTATGCGCTCGTGCGGCATCATGTGATCGAACTGGCATCTTTATACTGTGATTTACAAATACATAAACATGTGACGCCTGAACAGCGGGAGTCACACCTGTTCGTCTGGTGGCAGGAGATGCGTCATCTTGCACCGCTTCTCGAATGGCAGGAATTCGCGGCGGCTACTGGATCAACACTCGGGGTGTTTCACTTGTTTCAGGTGGCGTCTTCTCATGCTCTTACGGCTGCACATGCCGGGGCTATTCGCGAAGCGTATTTTCCGTGGGTATGCGCGTTGCACATTTTGCTTGATTATTTGATTGACTTAGAAGAGGATCAGCTCGGTGGGGATCTGAATTTCATCTCGTATTATGGGAATGAACAGCACATTTACCGCCGCCTGCATTACATCGTAGAGCAGGCGCAGCAGCATGTCGAGGTGCTGCCGGATGCGAAGTTTCATCGCATGATTATCGATGGGCTTCTTGGTTTATATTTATCAGACGGCAAAGTGGGTCGCCAGCCTATGGTACGTCGGATTGCCCATTGGATGATCCGTTCGGGCTCACTTCCCACGAAATTCTTCTTCCTGAACGGACGAGGCTATCGAGGTGGCAAAGCTATATTACAGGCCCCGCCGGTCGGCAAGTAA
- a CDS encoding spore coat protein translates to MPNNIEGHGLTDREMMQLCLELEKARIHSSSSALMETSHEELRRIYTRSFETACTNQQQLFTAMQQYGLYQVAQATAEQINAVQHAMQNNLNPGSRA, encoded by the coding sequence ATGCCGAACAATATAGAAGGGCATGGCCTGACAGATCGGGAAATGATGCAGTTGTGTCTCGAACTGGAAAAGGCACGCATTCACAGTAGTAGCAGTGCGCTTATGGAGACCAGTCATGAAGAGTTGCGCCGCATTTATACACGTAGCTTTGAGACAGCCTGTACGAATCAGCAACAACTATTTACAGCGATGCAGCAGTATGGGTTGTATCAAGTAGCTCAGGCGACAGCGGAACAGATCAATGCGGTTCAGCATGCGATGCAGAATAACTTAAATCCGGGAAGTCGAGCATAA
- a CDS encoding TolB-like translocation protein: MFFRTLLLLCLLTVSAPAGSYAASTSVSAAFIRDGFVWTKQGTTEVKISQGKPCTTPRWSPDGRWVAYLQGTSKQQLYVYDTKTRRTHTVYSGAASQIAWAPDQNTLAFQIGGVLNVSDISPDGPTPFRNVALAVDNYSWQPDGSGFLVSSSACLTPAGWTNPKLYTVPIDAKLDPKKVQLLYTLPNEISKDGATIQAIGTSSFKWSPDHSWIAFIVSPTASLSMDSDMLCIVSADGRTFRVIGEMLNSESWFAWAPSENRLGYIAGGGRYAFENKKLRLSSPTAVPSAPLTPNGYVDRDLEWISNTYLVVSRAKESKPFSNIITVPSSRLYGLTIPSGVARALTETPPNNASDIAPVYLPHSNQLAWQRVQGTQANVWLARPDGSASHVWINRIDAPSSYYGRSRNDDVLSLYERTEQAEQSTFLLP; encoded by the coding sequence ATGTTTTTTCGCACACTTCTTCTTCTCTGTCTGCTGACTGTATCAGCTCCTGCAGGTAGCTATGCAGCTTCTACCTCTGTATCCGCCGCGTTTATTCGCGATGGATTTGTCTGGACGAAACAGGGTACAACCGAAGTGAAAATTTCACAGGGCAAGCCGTGCACAACGCCGCGCTGGTCACCGGACGGACGATGGGTGGCATACCTGCAAGGAACATCCAAGCAGCAACTATACGTCTATGATACAAAAACAAGACGGACGCATACCGTATACAGCGGGGCGGCCAGTCAGATTGCCTGGGCTCCTGATCAAAATACACTTGCCTTCCAGATCGGTGGCGTGCTAAATGTGTCAGACATATCCCCTGATGGTCCGACTCCATTTCGCAATGTGGCACTCGCCGTCGACAACTACAGCTGGCAGCCGGACGGCAGTGGTTTTCTCGTGTCTTCTTCCGCCTGTCTGACCCCGGCTGGCTGGACGAATCCAAAGCTGTACACCGTCCCAATTGACGCCAAGCTCGATCCGAAAAAAGTGCAGCTTCTCTATACGCTACCGAATGAAATCAGCAAGGACGGAGCAACCATTCAAGCGATCGGCACCAGTTCATTCAAATGGTCGCCAGATCACAGCTGGATCGCATTCATCGTCTCGCCTACTGCTTCGTTGTCTATGGACAGCGATATGCTCTGCATCGTATCGGCGGATGGTCGGACATTCCGTGTCATCGGAGAAATGCTGAACAGCGAATCGTGGTTCGCCTGGGCCCCTTCCGAGAATCGTCTGGGCTATATCGCAGGCGGTGGACGCTATGCGTTTGAAAACAAGAAGCTGCGCCTTTCATCCCCGACCGCTGTCCCGTCTGCGCCGCTGACCCCAAACGGCTACGTAGACCGTGATCTGGAATGGATATCCAACACGTATCTCGTTGTTTCACGTGCAAAAGAAAGCAAACCGTTCTCGAATATAATTACCGTCCCCTCCTCCCGTCTGTATGGCCTTACCATTCCAAGCGGAGTCGCACGCGCACTTACCGAAACACCGCCGAATAACGCCAGTGATATTGCACCTGTATACTTGCCACACAGCAACCAGCTCGCCTGGCAACGGGTGCAGGGCACACAGGCGAATGTATGGCTCGCCCGCCCGGACGGGAGCGCCTCACACGTCTGGATCAATCGGATTGATGCTCCCTCTTCGTATTATGGACGCAGCCGAAACGACGATGTTCTTAGCCTGTACGAGCGAACCGAGCAGGCAGAGCAGAGCACGTTTCTACTACCCTGA
- the psiE gene encoding phosphate-starvation-inducible protein PsiE produces the protein MNLSIKRTIRSITISTLLQGMLNVALLVLAAVLCILLVKETRLLLLSLAHAPAVHEVLEHVLIFFLYFEFIAMISKYFQENYHFPLRYFLYIGITAMIRLIIVNHDNPMHTLLYAFVVLVLIIAYFIINSTPLRRDRH, from the coding sequence ATGAATTTGTCCATAAAAAGGACGATCCGATCCATCACCATTTCAACATTGTTGCAGGGCATGCTAAATGTCGCTCTTCTGGTGCTCGCCGCCGTACTGTGCATCCTGCTAGTAAAAGAAACCCGACTACTCCTTCTTTCACTTGCGCATGCTCCGGCCGTTCATGAAGTGCTAGAACACGTTCTTATTTTCTTTCTCTATTTTGAATTCATCGCTATGATATCTAAATATTTCCAGGAAAATTACCACTTTCCCCTGCGCTACTTTCTGTACATTGGAATTACCGCGATGATCCGACTTATCATCGTCAATCATGACAACCCAATGCATACTCTACTGTACGCCTTTGTCGTTCTTGTACTAATTATCGCGTACTTCATCATTAATTCAACACCACTTCGCCGTGACCGACACTAA